One part of the Flavobacterium johnsoniae UW101 genome encodes these proteins:
- a CDS encoding glycoside hydrolase family 88 protein, with amino-acid sequence MNKVSFILILGFASLATACKSGVNPQTKSTTATNNLLETRYKMLLDYPVDSMSMPRSMNIKTLEIRKVPSRDWTSGFFAGNLWQLYRLTGDSKYKEQAQKWTPFSKKESVNSNSHDVGFKVFCSFGEALKVENKKDYEAVIVKGAETLCTRFNPKVGSIRSWDFNKEIWDYPVIIDNMMNLELLFEASKISGNPKYRDVAVKHANTTLKNQFREDNSCYHVIDYNPNTGEVRKKTTLQGYNDDSVWARGQAWAVYGFTMSYRYTKDPAYLKQAEGTAKFFMTNKNLPEDGIPYWDFKDPSIPNAARDVSAAMVMASALYELYGYTQNNSYLAFADKLMASVQTDKYVLDTKIKAPFLFDHSTGNWPKHDEIDEPIIYADYYFLEALIKVQRLKGSK; translated from the coding sequence ATGAATAAAGTTAGTTTCATTTTAATCCTTGGGTTTGCATCGCTTGCAACAGCATGCAAATCTGGGGTTAATCCTCAAACAAAAAGTACAACGGCGACAAATAATTTACTTGAAACGCGTTACAAAATGCTCCTCGATTATCCAGTCGATTCTATGTCGATGCCGAGAAGTATGAATATTAAAACCCTTGAGATTCGCAAAGTACCGTCGAGAGACTGGACCAGCGGTTTTTTTGCCGGAAACCTTTGGCAGTTATACCGTCTTACAGGCGATTCTAAATACAAAGAACAAGCTCAAAAATGGACTCCTTTCAGTAAAAAGGAAAGTGTTAATAGTAATTCGCATGACGTAGGTTTTAAAGTGTTTTGCAGTTTTGGAGAAGCGCTGAAAGTGGAAAACAAGAAAGACTATGAAGCCGTAATTGTTAAAGGCGCCGAAACTTTATGCACAAGGTTTAATCCAAAAGTGGGTTCAATTCGTTCTTGGGATTTCAACAAGGAAATTTGGGATTATCCGGTAATCATCGACAATATGATGAATCTGGAACTGCTTTTTGAAGCATCTAAAATATCAGGAAATCCAAAATACCGTGACGTTGCTGTTAAACACGCTAATACAACATTGAAAAATCAGTTTAGAGAAGACAATTCATGTTACCACGTTATCGATTATAATCCAAATACTGGTGAAGTTAGAAAGAAAACCACACTTCAGGGTTATAACGACGATTCGGTTTGGGCTCGCGGTCAGGCTTGGGCAGTTTACGGATTTACAATGTCATACCGATATACCAAAGATCCGGCCTATTTAAAACAAGCCGAAGGAACAGCAAAGTTTTTTATGACCAATAAAAACCTTCCGGAAGATGGAATTCCGTATTGGGATTTTAAAGATCCAAGTATTCCAAATGCGGCACGAGATGTTTCGGCTGCAATGGTTATGGCATCTGCACTATATGAGTTATACGGCTATACCCAAAATAATAGTTATTTGGCTTTCGCCGATAAGCTGATGGCTTCGGTACAAACCGACAAATATGTTCTAGATACTAAAATCAAAGCGCCGTTTTTATTTGATCACAGTACCGGAAACTGGCCGAAACATGACGAAATTGACGAACCAATAATCTACGCCGATTACTATTTTCTGGAAGCATTAATAAAGGTGCAAAGGCTCAAAGGTTCAAAGTAA
- a CDS encoding glycoside hydrolase family 2 protein: MNINDNWLYLENHTPNLTEAQKASNWVSLNLPHTWNAEDATDLVPGYRRDASWYQKKLNITQIDKNKVYSLYFEGSNVTTKVYVNGKEAGSHIGGYIGFSIDITNLIKEGNNEIFVRVDNSYDIEIIPSQKSDFFIYGGITRDVWLVSKYKNHIENIKITTPEVSAKKASVQIVSSFVNPDNSKDLSLTVTLKNPKGKKIASKTIPVTDKNSTITFENIKNPELWDTENPNLYKLTAVLSEKNQIKDSVAEKVGFRWFEFKDHGPFYLNGKRLLIRGTHRHEEQAGVGAAMSNEQHWADMKSIKEMGANFVRLAHYPQDPEVYKACDELGLLVWDELPWCRGGIGNEVWKTNTKNMLAEIIDQNYNHPSIIIWSLGNEMNWLPDFPDGDNPEKTNVFLTELNDIAHKLDPTRKTAIRKYYEGSHIVDVFSPSIWSGWYSGSYKSYQKAINVYKKEYKHFIHAEYGGDSHVGRHSENPVTGENVIKAEGWEEAIVQTKVANIAQIGDWSENYIVDLFDWHLHISENDPAFVGNVQWAFKDFATPLRPEDDIPYMNQKGLTDRNGIPKDAYYVFKSYWAKEPFTYIESHTWTERQGPENTARTISVFSNCDKVTLSHNGKSLGEKQRNLSLYPANGLTWDVNFTKGENVLIAVGKTKEGKTVSDTLKVNYRFNKNDTAVSLQLSSEKLKNGNYLVTAIAVDNNNLRCLDYEASVYFQCLKGGKTLKNQGTPTGSESIKMANGKASIEVIPDGSNNPIEMTALNQSFKGEYLKIPVE; this comes from the coding sequence ATGAATATTAACGACAACTGGCTTTATTTAGAAAATCATACTCCAAACCTTACCGAAGCGCAAAAAGCTTCTAACTGGGTTTCTCTGAACTTACCGCATACCTGGAATGCCGAAGATGCAACCGATTTAGTTCCGGGGTACAGGCGCGATGCAAGCTGGTATCAAAAAAAATTAAATATCACACAGATCGACAAAAACAAGGTTTATTCCTTATACTTTGAAGGATCAAACGTAACGACCAAAGTTTATGTAAACGGTAAAGAAGCCGGATCACATATTGGCGGATATATTGGTTTTTCAATCGATATTACAAATTTGATTAAGGAAGGAAATAATGAGATTTTTGTTCGTGTGGACAATAGTTATGATATCGAAATTATCCCGTCTCAAAAAAGTGATTTCTTTATTTACGGCGGTATCACGCGCGATGTCTGGCTGGTTTCAAAATACAAAAATCATATCGAGAATATAAAGATTACAACTCCGGAAGTTTCTGCTAAAAAAGCTTCGGTGCAAATTGTTTCTTCTTTTGTAAATCCAGATAATTCAAAAGACTTATCATTGACGGTTACTTTAAAAAATCCGAAAGGCAAAAAAATAGCAAGCAAAACAATTCCTGTTACTGATAAAAATTCGACCATCACTTTTGAAAATATCAAAAACCCAGAACTTTGGGATACAGAAAATCCGAATTTATACAAACTGACCGCTGTTTTATCTGAAAAAAATCAAATTAAAGACAGCGTTGCGGAAAAAGTAGGTTTTAGATGGTTTGAATTTAAAGATCATGGTCCATTTTACCTTAACGGAAAACGTCTGCTTATTCGCGGTACACACCGTCATGAAGAACAAGCCGGAGTTGGCGCTGCCATGAGCAACGAACAGCATTGGGCAGATATGAAATCAATAAAAGAAATGGGTGCAAATTTTGTCCGTTTAGCCCATTATCCGCAAGATCCCGAAGTTTATAAAGCCTGCGACGAGTTAGGTTTATTGGTTTGGGATGAACTTCCCTGGTGTCGCGGCGGTATTGGTAATGAGGTTTGGAAAACCAATACTAAAAATATGCTGGCCGAGATTATCGACCAAAATTACAATCATCCAAGTATTATTATCTGGTCTTTAGGAAACGAAATGAACTGGCTTCCTGATTTTCCTGATGGTGATAATCCAGAAAAAACAAATGTGTTTTTAACTGAATTAAATGACATCGCTCATAAACTCGATCCTACAAGAAAAACGGCTATTAGAAAATATTATGAAGGTTCTCATATTGTAGATGTTTTCTCGCCGTCAATCTGGTCAGGATGGTATTCTGGAAGTTACAAAAGTTATCAAAAAGCAATTAACGTTTATAAAAAAGAATACAAGCATTTTATTCATGCTGAATATGGCGGAGACAGCCATGTAGGCCGTCACAGTGAAAATCCGGTTACGGGTGAAAATGTGATTAAAGCTGAAGGCTGGGAAGAAGCGATTGTTCAGACTAAAGTTGCAAACATTGCTCAAATTGGCGATTGGAGCGAAAATTATATAGTCGATTTATTTGACTGGCATTTGCATATATCCGAGAATGACCCGGCGTTTGTGGGTAATGTACAATGGGCATTTAAGGATTTTGCAACGCCGTTACGTCCGGAAGATGATATTCCGTACATGAATCAAAAAGGACTTACTGATCGAAACGGAATTCCGAAAGATGCGTATTATGTTTTTAAAAGTTATTGGGCAAAAGAACCTTTCACTTATATTGAATCGCATACCTGGACAGAGCGTCAGGGACCTGAAAATACAGCGAGAACGATCAGTGTTTTCAGTAACTGTGATAAAGTAACTTTATCTCATAACGGAAAATCATTAGGAGAAAAACAGCGAAATCTTTCTCTCTATCCGGCAAATGGCTTAACTTGGGATGTCAATTTTACAAAAGGTGAAAATGTTCTAATTGCTGTTGGAAAAACGAAAGAAGGAAAAACGGTTTCTGATACGCTGAAAGTTAATTATCGTTTTAATAAAAATGATACGGCGGTTTCATTACAATTATCATCAGAAAAGCTGAAAAACGGCAATTATCTGGTAACCGCAATTGCAGTTGACAATAATAATTTGCGCTGTCTGGATTATGAAGCGAGTGTTTATTTTCAATGTTTAAAGGGAGGAAAAACACTAAAAAATCAAGGAACACCAACCGGAAGCGAATCCATAAAAATGGCAAATGGAAAAGCTTCTATAGAAGTTATTCCTGATGGTTCTAATAATCCAATCGAAATGACGGCTTTGAACCAAAGCTTTAAAGGAGAATATTTGAAGATTCCAGTTGAGTAA
- a CDS encoding glycoside hydrolase family 2 protein: MKKLLTALLLTSSILGFAQNLISNVPNRNTTSLNGVWNYIIDPYQTGFYSFHLDQYDKNEKPAKGAFFSNYHTQNKQELVEYDFDKSPTINIPSDWNSQVAELKYYEGNVWFKKSFDYNLKDKKRLFLYLGAINYKADVYLNGKKLGTHEGGFTPFNYEVTSIVQPKGNYLVIKVDNTRHKEDVPTVNTDWWNYGGITRDVTLIEEEASFVEDYTIQLKKGNKSVISGFIKINNFDASQNNISISIPELKINFKGKADAQGILNFEIPAKKISYWSPESPKLYDVTIDFNGQKLKDQIGFRTIETNEDKILLNGKPVFLRGISIHEENAKGGRANSVEDALRLLNWAKEMGCNYVRLAHYPHNENIIREADKMGIMVWEEIPVYWTVEFTNKNTYQNAEDQLTTSITRDKNRASIIIWSMANETPISEARNTFIKNLASHTRSLDNTRLISAALLTKKETIDDPIGEVLDVVAFNQYLGWYGGNLEDAEKITWKSKYNKPIVVSEFGGDAKAGFHGEKNERWTEEYQEYLYIQNLKMIEKIPHLSGTSPWILVDFRSPKRLLPGIQDGYNRKGLISNDGEKKKAFYIMQDWYLKKSKE, from the coding sequence ATGAAAAAACTATTAACTGCATTACTCCTAACTTCTTCTATTCTAGGATTTGCACAAAATTTAATCTCCAATGTACCAAACCGAAACACAACTTCTTTAAACGGAGTTTGGAATTATATTATCGATCCGTATCAAACGGGTTTTTACAGCTTTCACTTAGATCAATACGATAAAAATGAAAAACCGGCAAAAGGGGCATTTTTTAGTAATTATCATACTCAAAATAAACAGGAACTGGTAGAATATGATTTTGATAAATCGCCCACAATTAATATCCCAAGCGATTGGAATTCGCAGGTTGCGGAGCTGAAATATTACGAAGGAAATGTTTGGTTTAAAAAATCATTTGATTATAATTTAAAAGATAAAAAACGTCTGTTTTTATACTTAGGAGCCATTAATTATAAAGCTGATGTGTATTTAAACGGAAAAAAACTCGGCACACATGAAGGCGGCTTTACACCATTTAATTATGAAGTAACTTCGATTGTACAGCCAAAAGGCAATTATTTGGTAATAAAAGTGGATAATACACGCCATAAAGAAGATGTGCCGACTGTTAATACTGACTGGTGGAATTACGGAGGCATTACGCGCGATGTGACTTTAATTGAAGAAGAAGCTTCTTTTGTGGAAGATTATACTATTCAGCTGAAAAAAGGCAATAAATCGGTTATTTCCGGTTTTATTAAAATCAATAATTTTGATGCTTCACAAAATAATATTTCGATTTCTATTCCTGAATTAAAAATCAATTTTAAAGGAAAAGCGGATGCTCAGGGAATTTTAAATTTCGAAATTCCTGCGAAAAAAATCTCGTATTGGTCGCCTGAAAGTCCGAAATTATATGATGTAACGATTGACTTTAACGGACAAAAATTAAAAGATCAAATTGGTTTTAGAACTATCGAAACAAACGAAGATAAAATTCTGCTTAATGGAAAACCTGTTTTCTTAAGAGGAATTTCAATTCACGAAGAAAATGCCAAAGGCGGCCGCGCTAATTCTGTTGAAGATGCTTTGCGTTTATTAAACTGGGCAAAAGAAATGGGATGTAATTATGTTCGTCTGGCACATTATCCGCATAACGAAAACATCATTCGCGAAGCTGATAAAATGGGAATAATGGTTTGGGAAGAAATTCCAGTATACTGGACTGTAGAATTTACAAACAAAAACACGTATCAAAATGCCGAAGATCAATTAACTACTTCTATTACAAGAGATAAAAACAGAGCCAGTATTATTATTTGGTCAATGGCAAATGAAACACCAATTTCTGAAGCCAGAAATACTTTCATCAAAAATTTAGCATCACACACGAGATCATTAGACAATACGAGATTAATCAGCGCTGCTTTATTAACAAAAAAAGAAACTATTGATGATCCAATTGGTGAAGTTTTAGATGTTGTGGCTTTCAATCAATATTTAGGCTGGTACGGCGGTAATTTAGAAGATGCTGAGAAAATAACATGGAAATCGAAATATAATAAACCTATTGTTGTTTCTGAATTTGGCGGTGATGCGAAAGCTGGTTTTCATGGAGAAAAAAATGAGCGCTGGACTGAGGAATATCAGGAATACCTATATATTCAGAATTTAAAAATGATTGAAAAAATCCCGCATCTAAGCGGTACAAGTCCTTGGATTCTGGTCGATTTTAGATCTCCAAAAAGATTACTTCCGGGAATTCAGGACGGTTACAACCGTAAAGGTTTAATTTCAAATGACGGTGAAAAGAAAAAAGCTTTTTATATTATGCAGGATTGGTACTTGAAGAAGAGCAAAGAGTAA
- a CDS encoding DUF2911 domain-containing protein codes for MKKFYLMAVTLFAAFTVQAQDVVKFAPLDNSPVDISYFPNKAVKFKKTDNPNPVVKVIYARPSAKGRTIFGDVVKFGEIWRVGANENTEIKFYKDVTIGGKKIPAGYYSLFAIPEKDKWTIIINKELDLWGGYAYDESKDVVRVSVPVKPVNETIEALSIAFTTQGNIANLVIGWDKTTVELPITIK; via the coding sequence ATGAAAAAATTTTATTTAATGGCAGTTACCTTGTTTGCTGCCTTTACAGTTCAGGCACAAGACGTGGTGAAATTTGCTCCATTAGACAATAGCCCTGTTGATATTTCTTATTTCCCAAACAAAGCGGTTAAGTTTAAAAAAACAGATAATCCAAATCCGGTTGTCAAAGTTATTTATGCAAGACCTTCAGCAAAAGGAAGAACTATTTTTGGTGATGTTGTAAAATTTGGAGAAATCTGGAGAGTTGGTGCTAACGAAAATACAGAAATCAAATTCTACAAAGACGTAACAATTGGCGGTAAAAAAATACCTGCTGGATACTACAGTTTATTTGCTATTCCAGAAAAAGACAAATGGACTATCATTATCAATAAAGAATTGGATTTATGGGGTGGTTATGCTTATGACGAAAGCAAAGATGTGGTAAGAGTTTCTGTTCCTGTTAAACCAGTAAATGAAACTATCGAAGCTTTATCTATTGCTTTTACAACTCAAGGTAACATAGCAAACCTTGTTATTGGATGGGATAAAACAACGGTTGAATTACCAATTACGATAAAATAA
- a CDS encoding xanthine dehydrogenase family protein molybdopterin-binding subunit: protein MSKTSNINRVDGFAKVTGSATYSAEYKTAGVVYACLVGSTIAKGRIKTIDTKKAEWAPGVLAVITHLNVDKPVGYEKVKDKHNFGQPLQIFKDDSVLYYDQPIALVIADTFERMQYAASLIKADYFKEEHSTELKKAADKEKKVETDKGNDYHRGEHDGYKNAEVILEAEYTIPTEVHNPMELANIIAKWDGNKPVLYTKSQGVEGTRKSVAGVFGVSIEDVEVHSEYLGGAFGMGLHTWPYEIAALIGSKKLNRPVKLVLHREQMFTNVGFRPYTIQKMGLGATKAGKLTGLTHEAVAMTSSYEDFMEGTVNMSRFIYDCANVSTRYRIVPLDTCTPIWMRGPGEATGSFALECAMDELAHKLNMDPIEFRKLNYAEKDLEQNKPWSSKYLLECYEGGMERIGWKNRKNEPGSVKEGNWLVGYGMGTGTFGCYRSPTSVKAKFLPDGNLVLQCSVNDMGPGTATMMTAIGAEITGLPAENVIIEMGKSGLPKGPTQGGSATTSSVGSAVHDSCNLLVSKVLELAAQNPTFKGIAITDLTFENGLISSKKDKTKTLALTSLLTVNKLEGLEVENLSKGAEEAKKYSIYSFSVHFVKVLVNLNLGKIRLAHVVSCADIGTVINQKTSAGQMFGGAVGGIGMGLMEALEIDHRFGRPINNNFADYHVPVNADIEKQEVFFVNKKDPISNPMGTKGLGETALVGMAPAIANAVFNATGKRVRDLPIRLDKIIETVV from the coding sequence ATGAGCAAGACAAGTAATATTAATAGAGTTGACGGATTTGCTAAAGTAACGGGTTCAGCAACTTATTCGGCAGAATATAAAACGGCTGGTGTTGTCTACGCCTGTTTGGTGGGAAGCACGATTGCAAAAGGAAGAATCAAAACCATAGATACAAAAAAAGCCGAATGGGCGCCGGGAGTTTTGGCGGTTATTACGCATTTAAATGTAGATAAACCTGTAGGTTACGAAAAAGTAAAAGACAAACATAATTTTGGTCAGCCTTTGCAGATTTTCAAAGACGATTCGGTTTTGTATTATGATCAGCCAATCGCTTTAGTTATTGCCGATACTTTTGAACGTATGCAATATGCTGCGAGTTTAATTAAAGCCGATTATTTTAAAGAAGAACATTCGACTGAACTAAAAAAAGCAGCTGATAAAGAGAAAAAAGTCGAAACAGATAAAGGAAATGATTACCATCGCGGTGAACATGACGGATATAAAAATGCAGAGGTAATTTTAGAAGCCGAGTACACCATTCCAACAGAAGTGCATAACCCAATGGAACTGGCCAATATTATTGCCAAATGGGACGGAAATAAGCCTGTTTTATATACTAAAAGCCAAGGTGTTGAAGGAACGCGTAAAAGTGTGGCTGGAGTTTTTGGAGTTTCAATTGAAGATGTTGAGGTACATTCTGAATATCTTGGTGGTGCATTCGGTATGGGATTACACACCTGGCCGTATGAAATTGCAGCCTTAATTGGTTCTAAAAAATTAAATCGTCCGGTAAAATTAGTTTTACACCGCGAGCAGATGTTTACCAATGTAGGTTTCAGACCTTATACGATTCAGAAAATGGGTCTTGGCGCAACAAAAGCCGGAAAACTTACTGGCTTAACGCACGAAGCCGTTGCCATGACATCTAGCTACGAGGATTTTATGGAAGGAACCGTAAACATGTCTCGATTTATTTATGATTGTGCCAATGTTTCGACTCGTTATAGAATTGTGCCTTTGGATACCTGCACACCAATTTGGATGCGCGGCCCGGGTGAAGCGACAGGTTCTTTTGCCTTAGAATGTGCCATGGATGAACTGGCGCATAAATTAAATATGGACCCGATTGAATTTCGAAAGCTGAATTATGCCGAGAAAGATTTGGAACAAAATAAACCATGGAGCAGTAAATATCTTCTGGAATGTTACGAAGGCGGAATGGAGCGCATTGGCTGGAAAAACCGTAAAAATGAACCGGGTTCTGTGAAAGAAGGAAACTGGCTGGTTGGCTACGGAATGGGAACGGGAACTTTTGGCTGTTATAGAAGCCCGACTTCTGTAAAAGCAAAATTTTTACCAGATGGAAATTTAGTACTGCAATGCAGTGTAAATGATATGGGACCCGGGACAGCAACCATGATGACGGCGATTGGAGCTGAAATCACAGGTCTTCCTGCCGAGAATGTCATCATTGAAATGGGAAAAAGCGGATTACCAAAAGGTCCTACGCAGGGCGGATCGGCTACGACTTCGTCTGTTGGTTCTGCAGTGCATGATTCTTGTAATTTACTAGTTAGTAAAGTATTGGAATTGGCAGCGCAAAATCCAACTTTTAAGGGAATCGCCATTACGGATTTAACTTTTGAAAATGGTTTAATTTCTTCTAAAAAAGACAAAACAAAAACGCTTGCTTTAACTTCTTTACTAACCGTTAATAAATTAGAAGGATTAGAAGTTGAAAATCTCTCAAAGGGAGCAGAAGAAGCGAAGAAATATTCTATTTATTCGTTTTCAGTTCATTTTGTAAAAGTATTAGTGAATCTGAATTTAGGGAAAATACGATTGGCACACGTGGTTTCTTGTGCTGATATTGGAACGGTTATTAATCAAAAAACATCAGCTGGACAAATGTTTGGCGGTGCAGTAGGAGGTATCGGGATGGGATTAATGGAAGCATTAGAAATCGATCATCGTTTCGGACGTCCGATCAATAACAATTTTGCAGATTATCATGTTCCCGTAAATGCTGATATTGAAAAGCAGGAAGTTTTCTTCGTCAATAAAAAAGATCCAATCAGCAACCCAATGGGAACAAAAGGTCTTGGGGAAACAGCTTTAGTCGGAATGGCGCCTGCCATTGCAAATGCCGTTTTTAACGCCACCGGAAAACGTGTACGGGATTTACCGATTAGGTTGGATAAAATTATAGAAACTGTTGTTTAA
- a CDS encoding FAD binding domain-containing protein: protein MKNFQIIRALSSGSAVTNISKEKEAMFIAGGTNLVDLMKKNVVAPDKLVDINGLDLKKIEFLKGKVSIGALAKNSQVAEDASIKEKYPLLSLALAAGASQQIRHMATVGGNMLQKTRCSYYYNTDMPCNKRTPKSGCGAIGGSNRMSAVFGASDSCIAVHPSDMCVALAALDAQVLVEGPKGKRQIKFTDFHRLPGNTPEKDNTLDNKELITSVEIPDNNFTKNVHYLKVRDRTSYAFALVSVAVALDIKNNTINDVRLAMGGVAHKPWRLTEAEEFLKGKTISEEIFRQAANLSMKGARGYGDNDFKITLGANAITEALTIAASK, encoded by the coding sequence ATGAAAAACTTTCAAATAATTAGAGCATTATCATCAGGTTCGGCGGTAACCAATATCAGCAAAGAAAAAGAAGCGATGTTTATTGCGGGAGGAACCAATCTGGTTGATTTAATGAAAAAAAATGTTGTGGCGCCGGATAAACTGGTTGACATTAACGGACTGGATCTTAAAAAAATAGAATTTTTAAAAGGAAAAGTTTCGATAGGCGCTTTGGCAAAAAACAGTCAGGTTGCCGAAGATGCATCTATAAAAGAAAAATATCCTTTGCTGTCTTTAGCTTTAGCGGCGGGAGCATCGCAGCAAATCAGACACATGGCTACAGTTGGAGGTAATATGTTACAAAAAACAAGATGCTCTTATTATTACAATACTGATATGCCTTGTAATAAAAGAACACCAAAAAGCGGCTGTGGCGCGATTGGAGGTTCAAACAGAATGTCGGCTGTTTTTGGAGCTTCAGACAGTTGTATAGCTGTTCATCCAAGCGATATGTGTGTGGCTTTGGCAGCATTAGATGCACAGGTTTTGGTAGAAGGACCAAAAGGCAAACGACAAATTAAGTTTACAGATTTTCATCGACTGCCGGGAAATACGCCCGAAAAAGACAATACTTTGGATAATAAAGAATTGATTACCTCAGTTGAAATTCCGGATAATAATTTCACTAAAAATGTACATTATTTAAAAGTTCGTGACAGAACAAGTTATGCCTTTGCATTGGTTTCGGTTGCTGTGGCTTTAGATATAAAAAATAATACCATAAATGATGTTAGACTGGCTATGGGCGGTGTAGCACATAAACCATGGCGATTAACAGAAGCAGAGGAATTTCTGAAAGGAAAAACAATTTCAGAAGAAATATTTAGACAAGCGGCCAATTTATCAATGAAAGGCGCAAGAGGATACGGTGATAATGATTTTAAGATTACACTTGGAGCCAATGCCATAACAGAAGCACTTACTATAGCAGCATCAAAATAA
- a CDS encoding (2Fe-2S)-binding protein, translated as MASKKTNPNTAAENDSNSRRDFIKKSGLFTALAFTPPSLVMASENKWDEKIAEYLETVPLSIEVNGKKHNLNIEPRTTLLDLLREQLQLTGTKKGCDHGQCGACTVHVNGTRILSCLTLASMQQNAQVTTIEGLSKGKKLHPMQEAFIKHDGFQCGYCTPGQIMSGIACIKEGHANSREEISEYMSGNICRCGAYHNIVDAITEMKEGGKEL; from the coding sequence ATGGCTTCTAAAAAAACAAATCCGAATACGGCTGCAGAAAATGACTCAAATTCCCGTCGTGACTTTATAAAGAAATCGGGACTTTTTACTGCTCTGGCCTTTACACCGCCTTCGCTGGTAATGGCTTCAGAGAATAAATGGGATGAAAAAATAGCGGAGTATTTAGAAACAGTACCGCTTTCTATCGAGGTAAACGGCAAAAAACACAATCTTAACATAGAACCAAGAACTACTTTACTGGATTTGTTAAGAGAGCAGTTACAGCTTACAGGAACCAAAAAAGGCTGTGACCACGGGCAATGCGGTGCATGTACAGTTCACGTAAACGGAACAAGAATTTTGTCGTGCCTGACTCTGGCATCCATGCAGCAAAATGCACAGGTAACCACAATCGAAGGACTTTCAAAAGGAAAAAAACTGCACCCAATGCAGGAAGCTTTTATCAAACATGACGGTTTTCAGTGCGGTTATTGCACGCCGGGACAAATCATGTCGGGAATTGCCTGTATCAAAGAAGGCCACGCCAACAGCAGAGAAGAAATCAGTGAATATATGAGTGGCAATATCTGCCGTTGCGGCGCTTACCACAACATTGTTGATGCCATAACCGAAATGAAGGAAGGAGGGAAGGAACTATGA
- a CDS encoding cysteine desulfurase family protein, translating into MPQQQNIYLDNNATTRVDERVLEAMLPYFTDLYANSTSQHIAGLTVKEAIENAAWQTADLINADAEEIIFTSGATEAINLAIKGLADQERKHIVTLETEHKAVLETCHFMESIGFNASYLPVERDGLLDLNLLNETVTDKTLVFIGMFSNNETGVIQNVSKISAILKRKNVLFLCDTTQAVGKISIDVKALGIDLLTMSAHKFYGPKGIGALYLSAKAKIKLLPQITGGGHQKKLRSGTLNVPGIIGLGKAAEIAVNELENDKIRIERLRNALEKGLLQFKGSFVNGNIQNRIYNTTNICFPGVNSEQLIMALGNISVSNGASCSAVTSEPSHVLKAMGLSDEEALSSIRFSLGRFTTEEEIDIAVERILTSAEQLVLSLKR; encoded by the coding sequence ATGCCGCAGCAGCAAAATATTTATCTGGACAATAATGCCACAACCCGTGTTGATGAACGCGTTCTCGAAGCTATGCTTCCTTATTTTACAGATTTATATGCCAATTCTACAAGTCAGCATATTGCAGGATTAACGGTTAAGGAAGCAATTGAAAATGCTGCGTGGCAAACTGCTGATTTAATAAATGCTGATGCAGAAGAAATTATTTTTACTTCTGGAGCAACTGAGGCAATCAATTTGGCAATAAAAGGTCTGGCTGATCAAGAACGCAAACATATTGTTACTCTTGAAACAGAACATAAAGCAGTTCTTGAAACTTGCCACTTTATGGAAAGTATCGGCTTTAATGCCAGCTATCTTCCTGTTGAACGTGACGGGCTTTTAGATCTTAATCTTTTAAATGAAACTGTTACAGATAAAACACTGGTTTTCATTGGAATGTTTTCTAATAACGAAACAGGTGTCATACAAAATGTCAGTAAAATTTCTGCTATTTTAAAACGCAAAAATGTTCTTTTTTTGTGTGATACTACCCAGGCTGTTGGAAAAATTTCTATTGATGTAAAAGCTTTGGGAATTGATCTTTTAACAATGTCTGCTCATAAATTTTACGGACCAAAAGGAATTGGTGCTTTGTATCTTTCGGCGAAAGCCAAAATAAAACTGCTTCCTCAGATTACTGGCGGCGGACATCAGAAAAAACTGCGAAGCGGTACACTGAATGTTCCCGGAATTATTGGTTTAGGAAAAGCAGCAGAAATAGCTGTCAACGAATTAGAAAATGATAAAATCAGAATTGAAAGACTTCGAAATGCATTAGAAAAAGGGTTATTGCAATTTAAAGGTTCTTTTGTAAACGGAAATATTCAGAACCGAATTTACAATACCACAAATATTTGTTTTCCCGGGGTAAATTCAGAACAGTTAATTATGGCTTTGGGGAATATCTCGGTTTCGAATGGAGCGTCGTGTTCGGCGGTTACTTCTGAGCCTTCACATGTTTTAAAAGCAATGGGATTGTCTGATGAAGAAGCTTTGAGTTCGATTCGTTTTAGTCTGGGAAGATTTACTACGGAAGAAGAAATTGACATTGCTGTTGAACGTATTTTGACTTCAGCTGAGCAATTAGTTTTGTCTCTAAAACGCTAA